In Planctomycetia bacterium, one DNA window encodes the following:
- a CDS encoding class I SAM-dependent methyltransferase, whose translation MKKTGVEFEFCPLCGAAGGPPVPVFRRPLHACPACELLWVPRSCHLSSAGQQARYRNHQNSLTNSEYVRRFEILIAAWEALPGVGAKHASPPRRVLDFGCGPGDPPVLVELLRRRGCDALGYDPFFAPQADRSRPFDAVFAVETFEHFCGGVADVAEAVKCVRPGGHLVASTLFHSGPSAAADWWYARDPTHVCFYSRRTMEWIADHFALRLVACDDKNLCIFAK comes from the coding sequence ATGAAAAAGACAGGCGTCGAGTTCGAATTCTGCCCGCTGTGCGGCGCGGCCGGCGGACCGCCCGTGCCGGTCTTTCGGCGGCCGCTGCACGCCTGCCCGGCCTGTGAATTGTTGTGGGTGCCTCGATCGTGTCACCTTTCGTCCGCCGGGCAGCAGGCCCGGTACCGCAATCATCAAAACAGCCTGACCAACAGCGAGTACGTGCGGCGATTCGAGATCCTGATCGCGGCCTGGGAAGCGCTGCCGGGCGTCGGCGCGAAACACGCCTCGCCGCCCCGCCGCGTGCTGGACTTCGGCTGCGGACCGGGCGATCCGCCGGTGCTGGTGGAGTTGCTTCGCCGGCGAGGCTGTGATGCGCTGGGGTACGATCCGTTTTTCGCGCCGCAGGCCGATCGATCGCGGCCATTCGATGCGGTGTTCGCCGTCGAGACGTTCGAGCACTTCTGCGGCGGCGTCGCCGACGTCGCCGAAGCCGTGAAGTGCGTTCGACCCGGCGGGCATTTGGTTGCATCGACGTTATTCCACTCCGGCCCGTCGGCTGCGGCGGATTGGTGGTACGCGCGCGATCCGACGCATGTCTGTTTTTATTCCAGGCGCACGATGGAGTGGATCGCCGACCACTTCGCCTTGCGGCTCGTCGCATGCGACGACAAGAATCTTTGCATCTTCGCCAAGTAG
- a CDS encoding sigma-70 family RNA polymerase sigma factor, which produces MARFSHPEIGQLGRELLLSPARLRPRQLEGIAHLVDLIDPETDYPYAFICFHITGYRPRRGLDGVLGGRELVGDLVELMDLLTENNPLPCEAAVGPLYDSEALAQRLRVSTKTISRWRKRGLCGFWYQMGDRARLAFDGRSVQRFVARHGDLVRRGATFQLMRADEREHIIARARELVATQKCSLHVVTQMLAEETGRAVETIRYTLRRWDKQNPDESLFDGREQAQPISEAAVVLEALEAGEDVRALAVRFDRSEAEIRRLVAQARVEALRESPIDYVYNESFDAPTAEREILGEAIASDAPEAAEVRIPGELPAYLKELYRTPLLGRDEERLLFRRMNYHLHRAERERQALAAVASVTAANHRQVTAMLAKLDAERRAAGELKNRIIRANLRLVVSIAKKHVYSHPGATLFELISDGNLALLRAVEKFDYARGFRFSTYGSWAIMRGYARSIPEELAHGGRFQTGHDEMLSVTRDDRADEVSEIEPGDAGVREAVSRCLRSLDEREREIVVNHFGLGDAAGGRTLEEIGREMGLSKERVRQIELKAFAKLRGALGERGAELLAG; this is translated from the coding sequence ATGGCGCGATTCTCCCATCCTGAAATAGGACAACTGGGCCGAGAGCTGCTGCTCTCGCCGGCGCGGCTGCGCCCGCGACAGCTCGAGGGCATTGCGCACCTCGTCGACTTGATCGATCCCGAAACGGACTATCCGTACGCATTTATCTGCTTCCACATCACCGGCTATCGCCCGCGTCGAGGCCTGGACGGCGTTCTGGGTGGACGCGAGCTGGTGGGCGATCTCGTTGAGTTGATGGATCTTCTCACCGAAAACAATCCGCTGCCCTGCGAGGCGGCGGTCGGCCCGTTGTATGACAGCGAGGCCCTCGCGCAGCGGCTGCGCGTGTCAACCAAGACGATCAGCCGCTGGCGCAAGCGCGGCCTGTGCGGATTCTGGTATCAGATGGGCGATCGCGCCCGGCTGGCGTTTGACGGTCGATCGGTACAGCGGTTTGTGGCGCGTCACGGCGATCTGGTTCGCCGCGGCGCGACGTTTCAGTTGATGAGGGCCGACGAGCGCGAGCACATTATCGCCCGGGCGCGGGAGCTGGTCGCCACACAGAAATGCTCGCTTCATGTTGTGACGCAGATGCTGGCCGAGGAGACCGGTCGCGCGGTCGAGACGATCCGCTACACGCTCCGCAGGTGGGACAAGCAGAATCCGGACGAATCGTTGTTCGACGGGCGCGAACAAGCGCAGCCGATCAGCGAGGCGGCGGTGGTCTTGGAGGCGCTGGAGGCCGGCGAGGATGTTCGCGCCCTGGCGGTGCGGTTTGATCGCAGCGAGGCGGAGATTCGCCGGCTGGTCGCCCAGGCGCGCGTCGAGGCGCTGCGCGAGTCGCCGATTGATTACGTGTACAACGAGAGTTTTGACGCGCCGACCGCCGAGCGCGAGATTCTGGGCGAAGCGATCGCGTCGGATGCACCGGAAGCGGCCGAAGTTCGCATTCCCGGCGAACTGCCGGCGTACCTGAAGGAACTGTATCGCACGCCGCTGCTCGGTCGCGACGAGGAGCGGTTGTTGTTCCGCCGGATGAATTATCATCTGCATCGCGCGGAGCGCGAGCGGCAGGCGCTGGCCGCCGTGGCGTCGGTGACGGCGGCGAACCATCGCCAAGTCACGGCCATGCTCGCGAAGCTGGATGCCGAGCGGCGGGCGGCGGGTGAATTGAAGAACCGCATCATCCGCGCGAACCTGCGATTGGTGGTCAGCATCGCCAAGAAGCACGTGTACTCACACCCCGGCGCGACGCTCTTTGAACTGATCAGCGACGGAAATCTGGCATTGCTGCGCGCCGTGGAAAAGTTTGACTACGCGCGCGGGTTCCGATTCAGCACTTACGGCTCCTGGGCAATCATGCGGGGTTATGCCCGGTCGATCCCCGAAGAACTGGCCCACGGCGGTCGCTTCCAGACGGGTCACGACGAGATGCTCTCCGTCACGCGGGACGACCGCGCGGACGAGGTGAGCGAGATCGAACCGGGCGATGCCGGCGTTCGCGAGGCCGTGTCGCGGTGTCTGCGCTCGTTGGATGAACGCGAGCGCGAGATCGTGGTGAATCACTTCGGCCTGGGCGACGCGGCGGGCGGGCGCACCCTCGAGGAAATCGGCCGCGAAATGGGCTTGAGCAAGGAGCGCGTGCGGCAGATCGAGCTGAAGGCCTTCGCAAAGCTGCGCGGCGCGCTGGGCGAGCGCGGGGCCGAACTGCTGGCAGGCTGA
- a CDS encoding SpoIIE family protein phosphatase, producing the protein MSPTVQITYRDGKRQAIPIAGTEAIIGRDASCDVTLDDSITSRRHARLYRDPAGAYWIQDLRSKNGTIVNKRVITAPVRLHEGDQIEIGDCILSLSPMSRAAAEPVLVNDPNLEATVGAASAWGAQQKLELSQKRLQTLYDLNTRLTGRFDRNDLLGEVLDICIEAFRFERAGVAVWRGAPHPPEWIILRDARGGPPGELRISRSLVDDALHNARRGIRDAADAAVDPTASMVSYNIRSAMCVPMEYHQTVHGVLYGDRVTSTGGYTREDIDYFAALGRLGAMGLANAQLVEEIKARQQVELQLQWARQIQTNLFPAEPLAEGALAVDALNDPGQKVSGDYYDYFPRPDGLIAVVIADVCGKGAPAALLMANFQAAVQVTLAQEADLLRAAELLNRLVCRNVKDSRFITGIVGLLNPVQRTFTYVNAGHPPPVVWNGGGSAAPNPEADSALPFGIEPDFPYALNVVRLGQPGSLFMYTDGAPDAEDPRGDKFGDARLFEAIAAAASLPPGEMLVRTRRAISQFTRNHPLVDDITLLAVRLD; encoded by the coding sequence ATGAGCCCAACCGTACAGATCACCTACCGCGATGGCAAACGACAAGCGATTCCCATCGCCGGAACCGAGGCCATCATCGGTCGCGATGCCTCCTGCGACGTGACGCTCGATGACTCGATTACGTCGCGGCGACACGCACGCCTCTATCGCGACCCGGCCGGGGCCTACTGGATTCAGGACCTCCGCAGCAAGAACGGAACGATCGTCAACAAGCGGGTCATCACCGCGCCGGTACGGCTGCACGAAGGGGATCAAATCGAGATCGGTGATTGCATCCTGTCCCTTTCGCCCATGTCGCGCGCGGCGGCCGAGCCGGTGCTGGTCAACGATCCCAATCTTGAGGCCACGGTGGGAGCGGCCAGCGCGTGGGGCGCACAACAGAAGCTCGAACTTTCGCAGAAGCGCCTGCAAACCCTCTACGACCTAAACACGCGCCTGACGGGGCGGTTCGACCGAAATGATCTGCTCGGCGAAGTACTCGATATTTGTATTGAAGCCTTTCGATTTGAGCGGGCCGGGGTCGCCGTGTGGCGCGGCGCGCCGCATCCGCCGGAGTGGATCATCCTGCGGGACGCACGCGGCGGACCGCCCGGAGAGTTGCGCATCAGCCGTTCCCTCGTCGATGACGCGCTGCACAACGCCCGACGCGGCATTCGCGACGCGGCCGACGCCGCCGTCGACCCCACGGCCAGCATGGTCTCCTACAACATCCGATCGGCCATGTGCGTGCCAATGGAGTATCACCAGACGGTGCACGGCGTCCTATACGGAGATCGGGTGACTTCCACCGGCGGCTACACGCGCGAAGACATCGATTACTTCGCCGCGCTGGGCCGGCTCGGCGCGATGGGCCTGGCCAACGCCCAACTCGTCGAGGAAATCAAAGCCCGCCAGCAGGTCGAACTTCAGCTTCAATGGGCGCGGCAGATTCAGACAAATCTCTTTCCAGCGGAGCCACTTGCCGAAGGCGCCCTGGCGGTTGATGCGCTCAACGATCCGGGGCAGAAAGTCTCTGGCGATTACTACGATTACTTCCCCCGGCCCGATGGACTCATCGCGGTCGTCATCGCCGATGTCTGCGGCAAAGGTGCGCCGGCCGCCCTGCTCATGGCCAACTTCCAGGCCGCCGTCCAGGTGACGCTCGCGCAGGAGGCCGACCTGCTTCGCGCGGCGGAGCTGCTCAATCGACTCGTCTGTCGAAACGTCAAAGACTCCCGATTCATCACCGGCATCGTCGGCCTGTTGAATCCGGTCCAGCGCACGTTCACCTACGTCAACGCAGGCCACCCGCCGCCCGTTGTGTGGAACGGCGGCGGTTCGGCCGCGCCGAATCCCGAGGCCGATTCGGCCCTGCCCTTCGGCATCGAGCCGGATTTCCCCTATGCGCTGAACGTCGTGCGGCTCGGCCAGCCCGGCTCGCTGTTCATGTATACAGATGGCGCGCCGGACGCCGAAGATCCGCGCGGCGATAAATTTGGCGACGCGCGGCTGTTTGAGGCGATCGCCGCGGCCGCGTCGCTTCCGCCCGGCGAGATGCTCGTGCGAACCCGCCGCGCGATCAGCCAGTTCACGCGCAATCACCCGCTTGTGGATGACATCACGCTGCTGGCGGTGAGATTGGATTGA
- a CDS encoding PEGA domain-containing protein: MVNPLICERCGRDLETDDAISIIEGVCAGCRRVEAAAFKGPTAPPTPKQSAPRLYAPASGFRGASAAQPNTPTAQHVGGAAPRRERSAAELLSGAVDVPSIRRRGGVTFVESSEPGRGAGVRPARRRRDLAIGVGTGLIITFVFITYWLANSRQTGTAVLVEPARDLALTLSVKPATATVTVDGQPLQPIDDQGRFRIAVDGRDASEKWLEVSADGFYPIRRPVSVLSGIEDATIELVPMPFELAIRTDPPQAEVWINGTLRGVTPVTLTSLPDDKVTLLVRRAGYADLVREIAAPQTGGRIDLNLELQPASPTLLVESDPPGAMIRVGGKVVGVAPVSIPMAMTDGAVIVSAALDGYEPQERKVSLASMGPDRQVASRFSLKPAMIEVRIETQPPGGVVRVDGREIGPSPALVKFESSQAGKLVRVEAMRGTAHLGGMDFTVPARSPGAALVVPMAFRGERVAFVLSPRTGTSAEYVTLLDQLSEQIHRLGADQQFAVFAATDEGVDRWPADGSATSATSGQKIRAYDMVRAVRPVKTARLTDALNAAMAVEPGSVWLFVGGAVNRAALTAFAESIAGKNVAVHLVTTTESGDGQWLASWASRQRGTYTVLGRDALPAIASGERGDD; the protein is encoded by the coding sequence ATGGTCAATCCACTGATCTGTGAACGATGCGGCCGGGATCTGGAAACGGATGACGCGATCTCGATCATCGAGGGCGTGTGCGCGGGATGCCGGCGGGTGGAGGCGGCGGCGTTCAAAGGGCCGACCGCTCCGCCGACGCCGAAGCAGAGCGCGCCGCGATTGTATGCGCCGGCGAGCGGGTTTCGCGGCGCCTCGGCCGCACAACCGAATACGCCGACAGCGCAGCACGTCGGAGGCGCGGCGCCGCGGCGCGAGCGCTCGGCGGCGGAGTTGCTCTCGGGCGCGGTGGACGTGCCGTCGATCCGGCGGCGTGGCGGAGTGACATTTGTCGAATCGTCTGAACCGGGTCGCGGAGCAGGCGTTCGACCGGCGCGGCGGCGCCGCGATCTGGCCATCGGCGTCGGCACCGGCCTTATTATTACTTTTGTATTTATCACATATTGGCTGGCGAACAGCCGGCAGACGGGCACGGCGGTGCTGGTCGAGCCGGCGCGCGATCTGGCGCTGACGCTCTCGGTGAAGCCGGCGACGGCGACCGTCACGGTGGACGGTCAGCCGCTGCAACCGATCGATGATCAGGGTCGATTCCGCATCGCCGTGGACGGCCGCGACGCATCGGAGAAGTGGCTGGAGGTGTCGGCCGACGGGTTTTATCCGATTCGGCGGCCGGTGTCGGTGTTGAGCGGGATCGAGGACGCGACGATTGAACTGGTGCCGATGCCGTTTGAGCTGGCGATTCGCACCGATCCGCCGCAGGCCGAAGTGTGGATCAACGGGACGTTGCGAGGTGTCACGCCGGTGACGCTTACGAGCCTGCCGGATGACAAGGTGACGTTGCTGGTTCGTCGCGCGGGCTATGCCGATCTGGTGCGCGAGATCGCCGCGCCGCAGACGGGCGGGCGGATCGATTTGAACCTGGAATTGCAGCCCGCCTCTCCGACGCTGCTGGTCGAAAGCGATCCGCCCGGGGCGATGATTCGCGTGGGAGGCAAGGTCGTCGGCGTTGCGCCGGTGTCGATTCCCATGGCGATGACCGACGGCGCCGTGATCGTTTCGGCGGCGCTGGACGGCTACGAGCCGCAGGAGCGAAAGGTGTCGCTGGCGTCGATGGGTCCGGACCGGCAGGTGGCGTCGCGCTTTTCACTGAAACCGGCGATGATCGAGGTGCGGATCGAGACGCAGCCACCCGGCGGCGTGGTGCGCGTGGATGGTCGCGAGATCGGTCCGTCGCCGGCGCTGGTGAAGTTTGAATCGTCGCAGGCGGGCAAGCTGGTGCGGGTCGAGGCGATGCGGGGCACGGCCCATCTCGGCGGGATGGATTTCACCGTTCCGGCGCGATCGCCCGGCGCGGCGCTGGTGGTGCCGATGGCGTTTCGCGGGGAGCGGGTGGCGTTTGTCCTGTCGCCGCGGACCGGGACGAGTGCCGAATATGTGACACTCCTTGATCAGCTATCCGAGCAGATTCACCGGCTGGGGGCCGATCAGCAGTTTGCCGTGTTCGCTGCGACGGACGAAGGCGTGGACCGCTGGCCGGCCGATGGCTCGGCGACCAGCGCGACGAGCGGTCAGAAAATTCGCGCGTACGACATGGTGCGCGCGGTGCGCCCGGTGAAGACGGCGCGGCTGACCGACGCGCTCAACGCTGCGATGGCGGTCGAACCGGGGTCGGTGTGGCTGTTTGTCGGCGGCGCGGTGAATCGCGCGGCCCTGACGGCGTTTGCCGAATCGATCGCGGGAAAGAACGTGGCCGTGCACCTCGTCACGACGACGGAATCAGGCGACGGCCAGTGGCTCGCATCGTGGGCCTCGCGCCAGCGCGGGACGTACACGGTTCTCGGGCGCGACGCCCTGCCGGCCATTGCCTCCGGCGAGCGCGGGGATGATTAA